One genomic segment of Hordeum vulgare subsp. vulgare chromosome 2H, MorexV3_pseudomolecules_assembly, whole genome shotgun sequence includes these proteins:
- the LOC123431177 gene encoding probable polyol transporter 4 isoform X2 encodes MSGCIIFIQKDLHIDEVQQEVLVGCLSFISLLGSLAAGRTSDAIGRKRTIGLAAAIFQAGAAVMALAPSFAALMAGRLLAGIGIGFGLMVAPVYISEISPAALRGSLASLPEIFISFGILLGYVSNLAFAGLPDHVNWRVMLAAGILPSISVAYVLTVIPESPRWLVMQGRTGEARAVLLTVTETEDEAQERLAEIEESARVTSAGKAVWREIMRPSLVIRRMLVAGLGVQFFQQATGIDALVYYSPTIFRDAGIATEGHLLAATVAVGLSKTIIIVIAILLVDRVGRKPLLYISTVGITACLAVLAATLSLLARGTLPGGVAIALAILTVCGFVAFFSVGIGPINMVLSSEIYPLRLRAQAVGLGLAVNRLTSGAVAMSFLSICRAVSVAGAFTAFAAVSTLSVAFVHWFVPETSGKTLEEIEFLFGEAGSAGEVELGDGEHLVHGR; translated from the coding sequence ATGAGCGGCTGCATCATCTTCATCCAGAAGGACCTCCACATCGACGAGGTGCAACAGGAGGTGCTCGTCGGGTGCCTAAGCTTCATCTCGCTCCTCGGCAGCCTGGCCGCTGGCAGGACGTCCGACGCCATCGGTCGGAAGCGGACCATCGGGCTCGCGGCCGCCATCTTCCAGGCCGGCGCAGCCGTGATGGCGCTCGCGCCGTCCTTCGCGGCGCTCATGGCCGGGAGGCTGCTGGCCGGCATCGGCATCGGGTTCGGCCTCATGGTCGCGCCGGTGTACATCTCGGAGATCTCGCCAGCGGCGCTGCGGGGCTCGCTCGCCTCCCTGCCGGAGATCTTCATAAGCTTCGGCATCCTCCTTGGCTACGTCTCCAACCTCGCCTTCGCGGGCCTCCCTGACCACGTCAACTGGCGCGTCATGCTCGCCGCCGGCATCCTCCCGTCCATCTCCGTCGCCTACGTGCTCACGGTGATCCCGGAGTCGCCACGGTGGCTGGTCATGCAGGGGCGCACCGGCGAGGCGCGTGCCGTGCTCCTCACCGTCACGGAGACCGAGGACGAGGCGCAGGAGAGGCTCGCCGAGATCGAGGAGTCGGCGCGCGTGACGAGCGCCGGCAAAGCGGTTTGGAGAGAGATTATGAGGCCGTCGCTTGTGATCCGCCGGATGCTAGTGGCCGGTCTTGGTGTCCAGTTCTTCCAGCAAGCCACCGGCATCGATGCACTCGTCTACTACAGCCCGACCATATTTCGGGACGCCGGCATCGCCACGGAGGGACACCTCTTGGCCGCCACCGTCGCGGTCGGGCTGTCCAAGACGATCATCATCGTGATCGCCATACTTCTGGTCGACCGCGTCGGCCGGAAGCCCCTGCTCTACATCAGCACCGTCGGCATCACGGCGTGCCTGGCGGTGCTCGCCGCGACGCTCTCCCTGCTGGCGCGCGGCACGCTGCCCGGCGGCGTGGCGATCGCGCTGGCCATATTGACGGTGTGCGGCTTCGTGGCCTTCTTCTCGGTGGGCATCGGGCCCATCAACATGGTGCTGAGCTCGGAGATCTACCCGCTGAGGCTGCGCGCGCAGGCTGTGGGGCTCGGCCTGGCGGTGAACCGGCTGACCAGCGGCGCCGTGGCAATGTCGTTCCTGTCCATCTGCCGCGCCGTGTCCGTGGCCGGCGCGTTCACGGCGTTCGCGGCCGTCTCGACGCTGTCCGTGGCGTTCGTGCACTGGTTCGTGCCCGAGACGAGCGGCAAGACGCTCGAGGAGATCGAGTTCCTGTTCGGGGAAGCCGGCAGCGCCGGGGAGGTGGAGCTCGGCGACGGTGAACATCTGGTGCACGGGCGATGA
- the LOC123431177 gene encoding probable polyol transporter 4 isoform X1, translated as MRHSGVGDGAGMPGFLGRKSRYVRMDDVLPPEPEPEVEKEDGAGGGVRVRGGARRHVFLCSVFASLNHVLLGYDVGVMSGCIIFIQKDLHIDEVQQEVLVGCLSFISLLGSLAAGRTSDAIGRKRTIGLAAAIFQAGAAVMALAPSFAALMAGRLLAGIGIGFGLMVAPVYISEISPAALRGSLASLPEIFISFGILLGYVSNLAFAGLPDHVNWRVMLAAGILPSISVAYVLTVIPESPRWLVMQGRTGEARAVLLTVTETEDEAQERLAEIEESARVTSAGKAVWREIMRPSLVIRRMLVAGLGVQFFQQATGIDALVYYSPTIFRDAGIATEGHLLAATVAVGLSKTIIIVIAILLVDRVGRKPLLYISTVGITACLAVLAATLSLLARGTLPGGVAIALAILTVCGFVAFFSVGIGPINMVLSSEIYPLRLRAQAVGLGLAVNRLTSGAVAMSFLSICRAVSVAGAFTAFAAVSTLSVAFVHWFVPETSGKTLEEIEFLFGEAGSAGEVELGDGEHLVHGR; from the exons ATGAGGCATTCTGGCGTTGGCGACGGCGCCGGCATGCCGGGGTTCTTGGGGAGGAAGAGTAGGTATGTGCGCATGGACGACGTACTCCCaccggagccggagccggaggtggagaaggaggacgGAGCTGGCGGCGGTGTCCGTGTTCGCGGCGGTGCGAGGAGACACGTGTTCCTCTGCTCCGTCTTCGCCTCCCTCAACCACGTCCTGCTCGGCTACG ACGTGGGCGTGATGAGCGGCTGCATCATCTTCATCCAGAAGGACCTCCACATCGACGAGGTGCAACAGGAGGTGCTCGTCGGGTGCCTAAGCTTCATCTCGCTCCTCGGCAGCCTGGCCGCTGGCAGGACGTCCGACGCCATCGGTCGGAAGCGGACCATCGGGCTCGCGGCCGCCATCTTCCAGGCCGGCGCAGCCGTGATGGCGCTCGCGCCGTCCTTCGCGGCGCTCATGGCCGGGAGGCTGCTGGCCGGCATCGGCATCGGGTTCGGCCTCATGGTCGCGCCGGTGTACATCTCGGAGATCTCGCCAGCGGCGCTGCGGGGCTCGCTCGCCTCCCTGCCGGAGATCTTCATAAGCTTCGGCATCCTCCTTGGCTACGTCTCCAACCTCGCCTTCGCGGGCCTCCCTGACCACGTCAACTGGCGCGTCATGCTCGCCGCCGGCATCCTCCCGTCCATCTCCGTCGCCTACGTGCTCACGGTGATCCCGGAGTCGCCACGGTGGCTGGTCATGCAGGGGCGCACCGGCGAGGCGCGTGCCGTGCTCCTCACCGTCACGGAGACCGAGGACGAGGCGCAGGAGAGGCTCGCCGAGATCGAGGAGTCGGCGCGCGTGACGAGCGCCGGCAAAGCGGTTTGGAGAGAGATTATGAGGCCGTCGCTTGTGATCCGCCGGATGCTAGTGGCCGGTCTTGGTGTCCAGTTCTTCCAGCAAGCCACCGGCATCGATGCACTCGTCTACTACAGCCCGACCATATTTCGGGACGCCGGCATCGCCACGGAGGGACACCTCTTGGCCGCCACCGTCGCGGTCGGGCTGTCCAAGACGATCATCATCGTGATCGCCATACTTCTGGTCGACCGCGTCGGCCGGAAGCCCCTGCTCTACATCAGCACCGTCGGCATCACGGCGTGCCTGGCGGTGCTCGCCGCGACGCTCTCCCTGCTGGCGCGCGGCACGCTGCCCGGCGGCGTGGCGATCGCGCTGGCCATATTGACGGTGTGCGGCTTCGTGGCCTTCTTCTCGGTGGGCATCGGGCCCATCAACATGGTGCTGAGCTCGGAGATCTACCCGCTGAGGCTGCGCGCGCAGGCTGTGGGGCTCGGCCTGGCGGTGAACCGGCTGACCAGCGGCGCCGTGGCAATGTCGTTCCTGTCCATCTGCCGCGCCGTGTCCGTGGCCGGCGCGTTCACGGCGTTCGCGGCCGTCTCGACGCTGTCCGTGGCGTTCGTGCACTGGTTCGTGCCCGAGACGAGCGGCAAGACGCTCGAGGAGATCGAGTTCCTGTTCGGGGAAGCCGGCAGCGCCGGGGAGGTGGAGCTCGGCGACGGTGAACATCTGGTGCACGGGCGATGA